One Nicotiana sylvestris chromosome 12, ASM39365v2, whole genome shotgun sequence genomic window carries:
- the LOC104225893 gene encoding uncharacterized protein isoform X1 — translation MVDEFMVCVDRIIIATTCFGESESVVNGREISLLTNNDVANLSVENNSREMTSGGEGCSKGSVIRECRICQEEDEESDMEAPCACNGTLKFAHRKCIQRWCNKKGDITCEICNKVFSPNYTLPPARSNPDVMAIDIRQAWGPGMDIRNPHFLAFATAERQFLESEYDDYAIASSGSLACFRYVAIILMLLLLIRQTLMVTRDFSMVQDSSTFFNFQISLLQLVAFLLPCYVMARTWYMIQCRRRQG, via the exons atggTGGATGAGTTCATGGTGTGTGTGGATAGGATCATAATAGCAACAACATGTTTTGGAGAGTCAGAGTCAGTCGTCAATGGGAGAGAAATTAGCCTTTTGACTAATAATGATGTTGCAAATTTGAGTGTTGAAAATAATTCAAGGGAAATGACGAGTGGAGGGGAGGGTTGTTCAAAGGGAAGTGTAATTAGAGAGTGTAGAATTTgtcaagaagaagatgaagaaagtgaCATGGAAGCTCCTTGTGCTTGCAATGGCACTCTCAAG TTTGCTCATAGGAAATGTATACAGAGATGGTGCAACAAAAAAGGTGACATAACCTGTGAAATCTGTAATAAG GTCTTTTCACCAAACTATACCCTTCCACCTGCAAGAAGCAACCCTGATGTAATGGCAATTGATATCAG GCAAGCATGGGGCCCCGGCATGGATATTAGAAACCCTCATTTTCTGGCTTTTGCCACAGCTGAGCGTCAATTCCTTGAATCGGAGTATGATGACTATGCCATTGCTAGCAGTGGGAGTTTAGCATGTTTCCGCTACGTTGCAATCATC TTGATGCTACTCTTGCTGATTCGCCAAACATTGATGGTCACAAGGGACTTTTCAATGGTGCAGGACTCATCTACATTCTTCAAT TTTCAGATTTCACTTCTACAGCTGGTGGCTTTCCTCCTCCCTTGTTATGTAATGGCTCGGACATGGTACATGATACAATGCCGAAGGAGGCAG GGTTAA
- the LOC104225893 gene encoding uncharacterized protein isoform X2, which translates to MVDEFMVCVDRIIIATTCFGESESVVNGREISLLTNNDVANLSVENNSREMTSGGEGCSKGSVIRECRICQEEDEESDMEAPCACNGTLKFAHRKCIQRWCNKKGDITCEICNKVFSPNYTLPPARSNPDVMAIDIRQAWGPGMDIRNPHFLAFATAERQFLESEYDDYAIASSGSLACFRYVAIILMLLLLIRQTLMVTRDFSMVQDSSTFFNG; encoded by the exons atggTGGATGAGTTCATGGTGTGTGTGGATAGGATCATAATAGCAACAACATGTTTTGGAGAGTCAGAGTCAGTCGTCAATGGGAGAGAAATTAGCCTTTTGACTAATAATGATGTTGCAAATTTGAGTGTTGAAAATAATTCAAGGGAAATGACGAGTGGAGGGGAGGGTTGTTCAAAGGGAAGTGTAATTAGAGAGTGTAGAATTTgtcaagaagaagatgaagaaagtgaCATGGAAGCTCCTTGTGCTTGCAATGGCACTCTCAAG TTTGCTCATAGGAAATGTATACAGAGATGGTGCAACAAAAAAGGTGACATAACCTGTGAAATCTGTAATAAG GTCTTTTCACCAAACTATACCCTTCCACCTGCAAGAAGCAACCCTGATGTAATGGCAATTGATATCAG GCAAGCATGGGGCCCCGGCATGGATATTAGAAACCCTCATTTTCTGGCTTTTGCCACAGCTGAGCGTCAATTCCTTGAATCGGAGTATGATGACTATGCCATTGCTAGCAGTGGGAGTTTAGCATGTTTCCGCTACGTTGCAATCATC TTGATGCTACTCTTGCTGATTCGCCAAACATTGATGGTCACAAGGGACTTTTCAATGGTGCAGGACTCATCTACATTCTTCAAT GGTTAA